A stretch of DNA from Electrophorus electricus isolate fEleEle1 chromosome 18, fEleEle1.pri, whole genome shotgun sequence:
TGGTAATATCCTAAATTCCTACATATAAGGAACAGACCATTTAATGAGCAGTTGTAAATAAGGAGCAGTTTAAAATTGATCACTTTTTTGCAGAAAGGTTCCAATAACAGAAATATGCAACTTttctttttggttgtttttgccAGTCAAATTTCAGGAGTTTCCTGAAACTGTACAGGCCTAATGGAGATACTGAATGCAAATGTCaatgctcaaacacacagccaaaagACAAACTACTGCATGTGTTTCATCATACAGTTTAGCAGTGTCCGTTGATTTGTGTCACTGAGAAAATCCTTTCCTTttaacgaaaaaaaaaaaaaaaaagtttggattGGTCCAAGTAAAAGTGAACGCCACAGTTCAGTCATTACTCCGCATCCACGACATCAGCAGAGCGTTTTAACTTAGCACTGCCTGTTCAATCCTGGGCAATCCGAGGAGCGCACACACCGATGGATGTTCACCACTCACGAATCAGATCTCTAGGTCAGAGCAGGGGGAGATCCCTACCTGCCATGCATTTAGCACCTACAGTAAGAGGAACCAACTCTGGACTGCCAAAACCACCTTTACATTGTCCAAAATTAGACTGTAAAATGACTGCAAAACCAACAACATGAAACGACCGGTTCTGACCTTATACACTCACGTCAGTTACTCATAAAGCCAGTTGTGAGCTCGACTTCTCATTCAGAGAACTATTTTTAATAAGGGcagtttcaaaaataaattcataagaTAAAATCCTTCACaatgtaagaaaaaacaaaaaaaacaaaaccctcacACAGACCTTGCAGTCAGGCTTTAGAGATTGCACGCGAGCTATTcctaatgttttatatttcagGGTGCAGCCTTGTCCACAAAACATCCAGTTATGGGCTAGTTATGAGCTAGTCCGTTTCCACAACAACTGTATTAGTGAACATTAAACTGGCATTAAGAGTAGCTGTTGAAGCAAGGCCTGTTCTGGTCCAGGGTAGCACTGGTAGGGTAACCACCAGTGTAGTGGTCTGCAGAATCCAACAAGTCACAAGGAAAGCAAGGATGGTAGACATCATCGTCGTCGTCAGCAGTGACTGTAGCAGCACCTTGGCAGGCTGTCCATTTGACTCCAATTAGTTGTGCCCAACTAGATAAGCTGCACTGCACCATTGGCCACTAAAGGTGCTATAGTGCGGTATCGCATCAAGTGCTGGGAGCCCTCTTCCAGGTCGACTACATACTCCCTGGAAAAAAGCAAGCGACAGCGAGCGTCTTACAGTGActgtttaaattaaacaaaacataagcAGAAATAACACCTGCAGACAATAAAAATAAGCCAAGTTCATCCGGCCTCAGTCCTGCGAGGCGTCATCATGAAATGCACAGCGAGACAACCAGCAATCATGAAGAGACCACATGTGGACAGAAAAGGCCCATCAGAACGCCCATGCGGCTTGACGGACGGCACGGGTAGCAGGAACGAAGGTGCAGGTGAGGCGGGATGCACAGCCCTTTTGAACTCTACCTCTGTTCATCAGTCTCTGGCTCCACCAGTATTTTCTCCTGCCTCTCCTTCACTCGCAGAAAAACAAACGAGTCCAGACAGGGCtctggaactacacacacacacacacacacacacacacacacacacacacacacacaaaaaaaagagttcACAATCAAAGCTATTTCTGTCAGCTCAGTGTGAGGTAGAGAACAGAGGTGACTAAAAACAATCCTTATACATCAGTGGCTTTTTATGAGGAACCAAAGTAGGCCCGAGCAGCGTCACTGGTCCACCAGGCTAACGCTGATCTCATCTGGTGAACTCACTAGCTTTCAGCATGTCAATACTCTGCAGATTGGGAGGCATGTGTCTCAGTGCCACAGCTTTCAGGTAGACTTCTGTATTGGCCAGATACCTGTGAACAGAGCGAACGCATCCTCACTGACGGTAAGGGTCTGCTTTCTAAGGCTCTGTAGGCTAGGTGGACGTTCCGGTTACTGCGTACAGACGGGGCACTCACTCTTTAGCAAACGCAAACTCCTCGGGGGAGAGAAACGAGGGGTCGCCGTCGGCCCGAGACTTCTCCTTCTCCAAGACGTGAGGGAAAAACTTCTCGATCTGTAGGAAGGAAACAGTACTAGCTTACATGCGTAAACACAGGAGGCAGACACTCTGGATGTCATATGACCACCGCACAGTGTAAATGTTCTATGGTGCTGTACGTCACAGAGCCCAGTATGAACTGACTGGCTTCCTCAATCAGATGAATTCACGTCCATCGGTCAGGACCAGCGGACAACTACGACTCCACCCACTCCTACCTTCTGCAGCCGAGAGCGGAGGTAGCTGCTCAGGACATAGCGGATGCGGCCGATCTCCATGTGGTGGACGCTGGCCTTCAGGTCTCCTTTCCTGACCCGCTGCAGGTTCTCCTCCTGAAGCCACAGCACCCCCCACTCAGTATTGACGTGTGTTCAAACCCACCACAACCTCATCTCTCCAGCAAGAAAAGGATCCCTTCACCCAACTGCAACCCTAACACATTTGTCTGGCTGTAATATTACCTTTACACATCACGACcaaattgtttttatatttttgaggGTTAACTGGTGTCAATCACTAGCACATCACAGCCACTAGTTAATTAACTAATAATTACCACAACCGTCACGTTCTGCAGaagggaaatatatatttttaaagggtTTATGAGCAAGCTCGAGAGCTAGATACTCTAATGTGGACTGGACCAATGGACAGCATGGACCAACATGCTTgactgtgcaaaaaaaaaaaaaaatcaactttaGACACTCTGCAAGATTACTCTGAGGCACGTGTTCAATTAAGAACGGTTGCTCTCAAGTGCATATAAAAGAAGACGTTTCTCCAGTTATAGAACAACACAGCTCCACACAGCAGAGGCTACAAACGCGGAAAACCCAAGTTCCACCGTCAGAACCATCATCCAGTTCTCCCTACCATGTGTGTGAGTtgctccatcacacactccaccaaCTCGGACTTGCTCTCCAGAAGCTCCGGTGAGAATTTCTCGTTAAGCCATGCCTGAAACATGAAAACGACGACCTCTcaacacaatgacaaacatcACCACGTGTTTTTAAAAGTTAGCTAAAGATTTAAATTCGTGTGAACAAGCAAATTCCGCAAAAAGAAACCAATAGAGACAGATATACAAGAGTGACAGCGCAGCTTGCGTAGCTCCACACCTCCTCCAGCCTGGCGATGAGCTCAGCCGGGGTCATAACATCATCTTGGCTGCCTTCTCCTCCGCTAAGATCACCGGCGTCCGACAACGCATCTGCCATTGTGCGAACCGTTCACGGTAAGCGATCCGTCCGGAGAAGCGTGGCTGAAGCCTCGGTGGACGTCTCTGCGGAGAGCCCGTAGCTAACGCTAGCGGCTAAGTTAGATATTTACCGTCTGTGCTcactagctaacgctaactaacCCTCCAATGACTCGCTTAGCTAAAGCCTCTCAAAGACCGAGTCAACAAACAACGGCATTCCCGAAATGCTAGATGCTCTGTATACACGTAAAACCAGTAAAAgaattgtaaaaaataataataataataaattcgTAATGTTTCGTTAAACGTCACAaacgtagctagctagtcagctaTCTGCAACATTTACAATGGCGACTGATGGAACCGGTTTCCGGTACGAAATTTCGCGCCAAATAAGCGCGTGTTGTTTAGGTGGCGTCTTCAAGCAGGTTGTAATGCGGCGGGTCTGCGCAGTGCACACGCATTCCTATACAATCGCTGTACAAGCGTGAACGTCCTGGTTAATATACTATATTTAGTGAATGTTACTCGATGGTTGCATGATTTAACGTAGTTAAAATAACCCGCTTTGTTATCGCCACAAAAACCAACGTTTCTTGACCGGCGTAACCGGGCTTCGCCCTGTACAACCATAATTGGATAAAAAATACGTAACACGCcgcacacagtgtgtgtggctgaaCGCGTTGCTGGTTTCTGGCTGTGTCCTAATGCGCTTTGCGTGTGTAAACCGGGGGAAACACTacggtggtgtgtgtttaaggcTGCAGCAGGAGAGCCCCGGTCCTGCCCGACCGTCTGCAAGGTGGATAGTCGATCGTTGCACGACGTGCGGACTAACCTCGCGCATTGCTGTGCGTGGCTCGACCTTTTCCAATTAATGCAGTTTAGTATTTACTGTTACATATCACCTGCTTAACCTGTTTTACtccttttaaaactgcatttagcAAAGATCATACTGTTCAAGTAAATTATGttgaaacacatttcacattccCGGTGTTTTAGCATAATTATCTTTGAATGATCTGAATAATATTCTTAAAGTGATCTATATCTTAATTGCATATCATTTAATTGTATAGTGCTTCCATGTACACTTGTATGCAGGCTTCCACACTGAAGTTCAAGAACACGCCTTTGTGAAGTCTTAGATGATCTTCATATAAGTATACTTTACtttatttcataaaaataaaatactttatagacaatttacaaatgtacatgtataaaTGCCACATTTCTGATGCTTTCTTTAAGCAGTAACACTGCGTCAGTAGTGGGAAATAACGGGTGTAACGGCCGTAGTTAATATCCGTAAATAGTCTTTTCCATGGCTCCATTTCCAGTTAGGGTTTAGTTGTGGTCGAGGTTGGTTTTGGTTCTTCACTGCTTAACTGAGGATTACACACAGTTTCAGTCCGCAGCGACCTCTACTGTTCCAGGAGAGACACTGAAGAAAGCAACCTCAGCGCCTGCAGCGGCCAAAAgaaatttgcatttatttgatttgtacCGAAGTAACTGCATAGTCCCACGGAAGGAATTTCTTGGACTTTTTTCCCGTTTGACCCTAACTAACACTCAGTAGTCTGTTTTTTCAGTGCACGGACACTACGATTATAGAATCACTTCACACTTTTTTGTTATTaacaatttctttttgttaaaatgtggaaaaaggaaaaaatacagGTGCTGTTAATACGGCTGCAGGCTGGCCATGCTGTAGCTGGGGGGCGGCTGCCAGAGGGGTACCGGGTAAGGATACGAGCGCAGTGCCTCGTAGGTCCCAGGGAGGCAGGCCCCCACGGGGACAGGGTGCGCAGGGTGCGCTTGAGACGGAGGGATGGTGAGATGAGTGGGAAGGAGGATGGGGTGGACGGGCAGCGTTTTCAGCTGCTCTGTCGCCGTCCGGTCGAAGGCCGGCAACAGGTAGGGCATGGGAAGCCCGGGCTGTGGATGAAGTACATACTGCTGTGCAGGAAGGGGCTTGGGCATCACCATCTTCGCCTTCTCCTTTCTGTCTACAAAGTGTGTTGGGGAGGCGAGCTTCTTCACGTAGGCTTCCGCGCTACTCGGCCTCttggggtggggctgggggtggggcgtGTGCAGTTTGTAGCTGGACTGTAGTGATATGGGTCTCCAGGGGTCCCGAGCGCGAGGCAGGACCTTGGTGAAGCTGGAGGGGGAGTGCACCCAGCAGGCCGTGCCAGAGGAGGCGGAGAGAGGAATCCGGAGGGCTGAGGTTCTCCCGCCTACTTTGCCCTCTGAGCCCCACGTCGACGGGCCCCTGGGGGCCTTCTCCGGATGGGTGGGACCGACCTGAAGGAAGTCCCGGTAAACAGGACGGGGGAGGGTGGCGAGGTCCTTGGTGCAGGGGTATTGGCTGAGCGGCTTGCAGACTCGGGCACCGCCGGGCTCTGGGGAAGGCACGGTGCCGAGGAAGGTGGGTTTCGGCTTCTCCTCCTCGGGGGCAGGCGTCTGCTGCGTCGGCATGGCCACGCAGTCCTCGGAGGAGACTGAGTAAGGGGAGGGGCTACGGGAGAAGGAGgcggagggagaggagagagggaggggtgagccATCAGAGGCGTGCCTAAGACGGGTGGAGGATGTGCAGGCTGGAGACTGAGAGGAGTAGGACAGTTGGATCACAGACGGTCTCTCAGGCTCAGCCCCCTCCTCACTCAGACTGGCCTGTGCCAGACGCTTCTTCTTCTCCAGGGGGGACATGACCAAGGCGGGGCTTAGGCTCTTGAGGAGGGGCTTCTCCTTGGGGCATGCAAGAGGGGGTGGCGTGGCTTGAGCATGCTGGTCACCGTCCGGATGCTCTGACGCTGGCCATGGACTGGaacactctcctctctcacagtgGTGATCCATTCGCAAGTTCTCCTGAAAAACAATACCGCACATAGAACACATATTAATGAAGagccaaaacatttttgcttgtgAGACATGAGCTCTATGATTGTGATGGATTACCTTTAAATCAGCATTTCAAAAAGagattaaaatttttttatatatatatatatttatatatatatatttatatatatatatatatatatatatatatataatatatttatatatataaataaatatatattagtgtgtatgtgtgtatatatagtgtgtatgtgtatatatatgtgtttgtgttttagcagATATGTCATATGAAAACCAAGTAACAAAGTGTTTGAATTAATGATTAGCCTCGACTTTAAGGCACGACTTTGCACCAGAAGTATTCAGCACTAAGCTTAGTAACAGGATTAAGAACGTTATCCGAACGACTCCGTCTTCACCTCTGGGTCGTCTCTCTCCGCCGTTCTTCGGCGCTTCTTGCTCTCCGCTTTACTCTTGCCGTCTGTGCTCCTCTTATACTGTTTCCGGGGTTTCGCGGGAGGGAGCGGCTTGTCCCCCTCCCCTCGCCGATGCCGTTCAAAAGGCAGAACCAACCTGGTGCAGGAAAGAAGAGGCACGGCCGTGACTGGACAGACCCGTCCGACTGAAGTGGAACAACACAAAACGCCTCGCCCCTGGTTTTCACTTTCGACTCGCGTTCGGATCCTCTAACCTCCATGAGAGGTGGCGGACTGATGACTCTATTGTGATAtagtaaagaaaaatgaatggaaaaattGAATGCAATGAAAGTTTTGCCAGACTGCCGTTTAAAATCAAGATTTGTGTTAAGAACGCTGCAGTTATATGAAGCGtgtcactagatggcagcacaGAGCTAATCTCAGAAACAGTAACTTATCGCAACCATAAATGCTGAGAAAGTCTGTGCAAAATTCTGTTATTGCCTAACGTATAGTTGGCATTGGTATGCTGTAGCTGAGTTTTACTAATCGCTCTCTAAACCTGTGACCTGTATATACATAGATACAAAGGGCTCACAGTCAGCTATGTACTGATGTTGCACGCTTGACtaatgcagcagcagcagtggaagTGATGTGCGCCCTTTTGGCTCTTCCTACGCCTGTAGTGACCCTTTCCTCTAGCCACTGTACCACTTCAATATagccacaaaacaaaaagccacaaAACGGTTACTTCAAGTTACTTATGCGTTAAGTAAATACAAAACAGGATTCTCCATTTTCACCACTGACCACCCGACAAAGCTATTTCTGCGTTTTTCTGTACACATTTCATGTGAACACATTAGTCAGTGTGATATTGCTACATACTAGCAAAATTTGCAAACACATTGGCTAGCTTTTGCATCTGTCACCAGCGATGGCTTTGAATCTGCACAATCCCCAATCTCCAAGGAGCCTgtggctcctcctccagcaggcagcctgggggggcggggctctggcacttgggtgggggtggtggtgctCACCTCTCGTAGTGACGGCGGGTGCAGGTGGCCGCGCTGGTGCTACCCGGACTACCACCCAGCTCATCATACACATTCTTCCAGAGCCGCCGAGCTGTCacctgataacacacacacacacacacacacacacagtaagaccACAATCACACTCAATCAAGCAGATGTGTTTCATAATGCGTTTGTGTGAGatacaattttgaaaaatggTTGTTTTTACTGGAGTCCCCTCACAACTGGAGTTACTGGTATTGGTGCGTAACTGGTGTAGGAGATATGATCTCTCAGGGCCGTTCTGAGCACCATATTGGGTGATCAGGAACATCAAGCTCAACCTACTTACTCATAATGAACCAATATATAATCACCATAATTAGTCACCTCCAGTTTCTCATATACCCTAAAGCACACCAGATTTTTGTTAATGGTCTTTTGGCAGTGTCAGTATCATTTTGAATTATACTTTTCTTTCTACCGTGTCAGAAACTATTTAGGCATTACACAAATGAATAGTCCCTCAGACCGAAGAAGTTTTACTGGCCAGAATGCACAGGTGGCTACACTGAGACCTagtctaaccacacacacacacacacgtctttgcAGAGTGGAACGTTTTAGGTATGGACGACAAAGCGAAGTTAGGACAGTGGTGCCTGCATCAAGACGTCAGGCGGCCTGGCTGGGTAAAGGAAAGAAAGACCCGTCTGCTCGGCTCTGTGGTTACCATGGCCACAGCTAGAAATGAAACCCTGGGCCAAGCTCGAGCGTGCTCAGTTTCcactgagagatggagagagagaccctCGGCTGTGGGTaccagagagatagagagaggaaagagctgGCGACCCGAGGGCGCGATGCTCTCACGCAACACGTGGTCGGAGTGAGGCACTGACGCTTGCGTGAGAAAGGGCAGAGGTGGGTAGTAGTGATGAAAAAGTGTATTTgagattttctgtgtgtgtgcatgcgtgtgagcaCACATACCGAGTCATAGCCTCCCAGGGTCTCTACAGCTTTGTAGATTTTCCACAGGTTGACTGCAAAAGCGTCAGAGAAGCCCAAAGGTCAAACAGAATAATCAAATGTTTATATCTCCTCACTGCTGGAGACACTGCTGGAAACCGCATTTCCATAGTATTCGTTACATTCATCTGAGCAtaaccccaaacaaaaaaatgacttGGGTACCAGACACACTTGGGTACTGCATACTTTAGTAAACAGTCTCACAGAGTATTCTGTTGTGATTCGCTCTTTAGATGCTATGATGTGATTCACTCTTTAGATGCCGTGTTGTCTGATTGCGCAACCCACATGTTACTTTACTCACTCTGTTTAAAGCCTAGGTGAGGTATTCTCTCTATTGGCGTGCCTCTCTCCTTCATAAAGTGGTACAGATTAACCACAAAGGCCCTCTCTTCACTCTCTGATTGGCCCATCCTGGATTCCTCTGCACCGCTAGTGGCCGGTTCTGACTTCTCCATGTCCATATTTgactaaaacaacaaaaaataaatcctgTCAGTATCTAAAATTTCAAACAGAAATTTCTGCATAAACAGTGTTAAAATTCCTTAAAACCATATTTTCGAAGTTTGGTAACAAATATTGCTCAGTCATACTGAATTGTAGATGAATATTTACTTTCCAtcatgcaaaatgaaaacatctgTTTGTCTGAAATAATGTTTCGGTCACTTACTGcaagcaaggttgctttaactTATTGCCAAAATTTGcattcacacaaaaacaaaactgattaaaaacaaacaaacaaacaaactcttaCTCACATTCTCATATCAAATTGCATCATATCAAATTATAGGTGAATATGAGCTTGTGTAACCTTCTTCCGGGGCTCAGTCATATTAAGAGTGAGGAAATGAAAACgcagcatttgttttttttttttaccaccacTTTCAGTAAGTAAGCAGCCATCCAGCTCGCAGCGAAACAGAACAGCTTACTGGGGGTTTCGCTCCAGCCTGCACTCTCTCAGGGAGACACCGAAGCGCCACAGCACAGAGACGGGAGAGTTACTCCAAGAGCCTCTCCGTCCACTGGTGGAATGCGGATGAGGAAAGGACAAGGAAGGAGAATCGATGGACAGCGAGTGGATTTCACGTAATGGGGTGTAAAAGGACTGGTGGTCCCCTGTCCTTTGAAAGCAAAGCTTTAaggagtgtgtctgtgacacAGATCCTCATCTTCCCGACTACTGGGGAGCAAGTGCTTTGTGTTCAGGTGCCTCTCCCTAGATAGTCACTTCCACATCACGGACCGAAGCGATTCCGCTTCTTTCACGATACGTATGCTGACTCAGCCAACATCCGAGCAGCCCgcgtccccccccccaaaaaaaaaattccagctAACATCATATCTAAGCAGATTTCCCTGGACAAACTGTCAGTCATGGAGCAGAGAAAGTGGAAGTGTATGCAACTGCCCATCATCCAGGCAGGGTAAGTGGCTCCCGCAGACAATAGAACACACATGCCCAGTCCACAAACAGGAAACGAGTATCACTAGCCCAGCAGAAAAACCTACCAACTGTCATAGGATCAATCACATGCTCATACCGTGGCAAAACGGTTTTGTGAAGTGAAAAAAGCTTTGGGCTGATGTGGCAATACAGATTGttcctaaataaataataattatatacttttgatgttttagtttttttatttctgtggagACAAAAAAGCGCTTCTCTATGTTGTATTGGACAAAAGcgtctgtcaaatgctgtaaatgcaaaagtaaatgatcttattaattaaaaaagaaaatatacttAAATATAGCCAAAAGATCATTTTCAAATAGAAACAtcacaaattattttcattattagactatataaataataataataataaacaataataatcattattattattattatatgcaaaatatatgttttacatatgatTTATTACTGGTATTGGTCTTATGGGCTTTACCCATAAAGTTTCTCATTTGTCCCACCAACTGTTCACAGGGGACTTTTTACTTCCTTCTTAGGTTTTGTAGGGTGCTAACATGCCTTCACTGTGTtatcacattacattacattaatatttgCCCTACACTCTTGCACGTTAAATGTTGCCTTGGCACTATCAATatagctttgtttgttttgttgattGTAGCctacaaatttttaaaaattgacaTTAAACAAGATTTCAATTTCAAAACTGCACACTGACAATATCTTGACAAAAATGACTGTTTTCCTCCAATCAGAAGTATTCAGATTACTTAGTCAACAGTGTCCATGTACAGTAAACCTCTGACTTTCCATCTGACGTCGGTGGCGGTTGTGGTGGGCCCTCGCATATGTGAAGCCGAGTCTTCAGTCacagagtttcaaagtgaaTTGAGTTCTTCAGAGTTCTAACTGCTTCCCAGAAGCAGGCGTCTATGTGACTAATAACGATCGCTTGGCTCCCTGCTGGGACTGAGTAATATTGAAGATGTAGGCCCCTCTTCTGTGTATTAGAATGAGTAGATACAAAACTGAAGCCCAAATCACTTCTGCGTTCTGTGAAAGGAATAATATTGCAGATGTGTGCCATAAAGGGGTAACCCTAAATGAGTCATATGACCAAAACAGATCCTGCACCTCCAAGCAGAGAACTTTCTTTCTGACAACTCTACTGATGCAGCCTATCTATGTGTCTCTGCCATAGCTCTCTGACCAGAGTTGAGTCATCTTCACTGAAATTTCACCCACAACGTTAAGAGACTGCCATCTGCACAAACACTTCCTGTGAAATTGACAACTCTGAAAACCAGTTTCGAAGAAGATTACTTTTGGGGCTTTTCTTGGAATCcagtagttaaaaaaaaaaaaaatctacatatACTCAAACTTGtcaaatttgaaaattaaatttgCAGTAACATGTTAACTACTTAGCTGTTGTAGATTTGTAGTTTGGTACATCAAGAGGGTTGATGTACAGCAACGgtatttcatttgtatttagACCACAGAACTATTGAATGTAACGTTGAAGTTTCGAACAGGAAAGAGCGTTTTGTCCGTCTACAGACGCCCCCCCACCCTTCAAAACCGCGACTAAAAACAACCTATATAGGATACCAGCTGACTTGACAGACTTGCCGTAAGTAGCGTTTGTTAAATTTCCATTTCATTCAGATTGCACAGATGTGCGTAGGTAGATGCAATGGACGTGTCAATAACTCTCCGAACGAAATTTTATCTGCGCCTTAAAGAACATACCATCGGAAGGCTAGCTCTTGCCTCTGAAACTGCGTGGTTTTCGGATTCTTATGCGATGCAGTAGCCAGGACAGGTTCTCAAAATACTATTTACTTacagtgagtgtgagaaaaCATTTTAGCCCGATATTAGGACTAACGGaggtaacaacaacaacagggtTATAACCAATCAAAATGAGCTCTATAATGTAGATACttcacaaaaatgaataaagcgAACAGaatatgtgtataaatacaaaGGTACACTGCTTTTAAAATTGCCATTATGTTTTCACGACTTTCCTTGTTTTGACCTTGTTCTTGTGTTTTACCATAATGTCCATGTTTTTTGAACATATAACAGAAAATCATGTAGTAttacttattttcttattacatttcattcattttgcatTACTCGATTCTTCCACGGTCTAGCCAATTGCCTTTCCATAAACATTTTCTTATAAAAAGTTTAATTAGGCCATTTcatctaatttatttatatttatatttatttatttttcgtTTATAACCTGGGCTGTttacaccacccccaccccgactCTCACAGATAAGTGCGTGCCAGAACTAAAACCAGGTCCGCAGCTACCAGGTGCTCTGAGGTCAGTTCATGCCATACCATTATCAGAAAGGCGCTGTTTCCACTTTTCCACACTAAGTTCCATAACCGGATTTACACGTTCAGGTGGGTCGGTGGGCCTTAGCTTGTTACAGCCGTGAAAATATATCCGGTTACACACACCGGTTAAAAATTCATTCGTCAAAGTAGTCTTTGCTGTTATAGAACAGCAAAGACTACTGGACAATGGTCGGTAGGGTAGAAACATACTCAACTAAATGACACATTACTGAAATTATGATTTAAGTAGTAGAAGTACTGAGTTAGGCCTCCTATGAAATTGCATTGTGGGCTAATTGTTTAACAGCAACTGTTAGCACAGGAAATGTTTGTTAGGTGatattcttcctttttttcaatACTTTGTCTAAAATAACACTTGAGAGGCATGACCAAGAGCAAAACAGTCCGTGTGCAGATTCACTTTTGAAATTAAAAGCACGAAAACGAATCTAACTACATATGAATGACTAAAATGTAGCAGAAAATATAGATCATTTTTCTCAAATGTAATACTGAATGCTGAAATAAAAATCtttgttattatatttacatttatggcatttttattatttattattttaaaaatactcagAAAACTATCCATATTGGTTTAATCTGCACAGACATCATTTCAACGTCTTGGGGGGAGATTATTCGTTTGTAAGTGTGCGCTTACGTGGTTTGGTGAATTCTTCTCCTCGGTTCTCTCCTCGCACACATCGATCTGCTCTTCTGCCCCATTCACCTCCCCACGAGGGTCTGACACTGAAAGATACCCATGAAGTATGGCATTCAGTTATAGGCTCTCTAAAGAGATCGCATTAAGCAAGT
This window harbors:
- the gins4 gene encoding DNA replication complex GINS protein SLD5 is translated as MADALSDAGDLSGGEGSQDDVMTPAELIARLEEAWLNEKFSPELLESKSELVECVMEQLTHMEENLQRVRKGDLKASVHHMEIGRIRYVLSSYLRSRLQKIEKFFPHVLEKEKSRADGDPSFLSPEEFAFAKEYLANTEVYLKAVALRHMPPNLQSIDMLKAIPEPCLDSFVFLRVKERQEKILVEPETDEQREYVVDLEEGSQHLMRYRTIAPLVANGAVQLI
- the arid5a gene encoding AT-rich interactive domain-containing protein 5A isoform X1 is translated as MQYTAAPMSDPRGEVNGAEEQIDVCEERTEEKNSPNHSNMDMEKSEPATSGAEESRMGQSESEERAFVVNLYHFMKERGTPIERIPHLGFKQINLWKIYKAVETLGGYDSVTARRLWKNVYDELGGSPGSTSAATCTRRHYERLVLPFERHRRGEGDKPLPPAKPRKQYKRSTDGKSKAESKKRRRTAERDDPEENLRMDHHCERGECSSPWPASEHPDGDQHAQATPPPLACPKEKPLLKSLSPALVMSPLEKKKRLAQASLSEEGAEPERPSVIQLSYSSQSPACTSSTRLRHASDGSPLPLSSPSASFSRSPSPYSVSSEDCVAMPTQQTPAPEEEKPKPTFLGTVPSPEPGGARVCKPLSQYPCTKDLATLPRPVYRDFLQVGPTHPEKAPRGPSTWGSEGKVGGRTSALRIPLSASSGTACWVHSPSSFTKVLPRARDPWRPISLQSSYKLHTPHPQPHPKRPSSAEAYVKKLASPTHFVDRKEKAKMVMPKPLPAQQYVLHPQPGLPMPYLLPAFDRTATEQLKTLPVHPILLPTHLTIPPSQAHPAHPVPVGACLPGTYEALRSYPYPVPLWQPPPSYSMASLQPY
- the arid5a gene encoding AT-rich interactive domain-containing protein 5A isoform X2 encodes the protein MVSDPRGEVNGAEEQIDVCEERTEEKNSPNHSNMDMEKSEPATSGAEESRMGQSESEERAFVVNLYHFMKERGTPIERIPHLGFKQINLWKIYKAVETLGGYDSVTARRLWKNVYDELGGSPGSTSAATCTRRHYERLVLPFERHRRGEGDKPLPPAKPRKQYKRSTDGKSKAESKKRRRTAERDDPEENLRMDHHCERGECSSPWPASEHPDGDQHAQATPPPLACPKEKPLLKSLSPALVMSPLEKKKRLAQASLSEEGAEPERPSVIQLSYSSQSPACTSSTRLRHASDGSPLPLSSPSASFSRSPSPYSVSSEDCVAMPTQQTPAPEEEKPKPTFLGTVPSPEPGGARVCKPLSQYPCTKDLATLPRPVYRDFLQVGPTHPEKAPRGPSTWGSEGKVGGRTSALRIPLSASSGTACWVHSPSSFTKVLPRARDPWRPISLQSSYKLHTPHPQPHPKRPSSAEAYVKKLASPTHFVDRKEKAKMVMPKPLPAQQYVLHPQPGLPMPYLLPAFDRTATEQLKTLPVHPILLPTHLTIPPSQAHPAHPVPVGACLPGTYEALRSYPYPVPLWQPPPSYSMASLQPY
- the arid5a gene encoding AT-rich interactive domain-containing protein 5A isoform X3, whose translation is MQYTAAPMSDPRGEVNGAEEQIDVCEERTEEKNSPNHVTARRLWKNVYDELGGSPGSTSAATCTRRHYERLVLPFERHRRGEGDKPLPPAKPRKQYKRSTDGKSKAESKKRRRTAERDDPEENLRMDHHCERGECSSPWPASEHPDGDQHAQATPPPLACPKEKPLLKSLSPALVMSPLEKKKRLAQASLSEEGAEPERPSVIQLSYSSQSPACTSSTRLRHASDGSPLPLSSPSASFSRSPSPYSVSSEDCVAMPTQQTPAPEEEKPKPTFLGTVPSPEPGGARVCKPLSQYPCTKDLATLPRPVYRDFLQVGPTHPEKAPRGPSTWGSEGKVGGRTSALRIPLSASSGTACWVHSPSSFTKVLPRARDPWRPISLQSSYKLHTPHPQPHPKRPSSAEAYVKKLASPTHFVDRKEKAKMVMPKPLPAQQYVLHPQPGLPMPYLLPAFDRTATEQLKTLPVHPILLPTHLTIPPSQAHPAHPVPVGACLPGTYEALRSYPYPVPLWQPPPSYSMASLQPY